In one Saimiri boliviensis isolate mSaiBol1 chromosome 3, mSaiBol1.pri, whole genome shotgun sequence genomic region, the following are encoded:
- the SMIM43 gene encoding small integral membrane protein 43 has product MEWELNLLLYLALFFFLLFLLFLLLFVVIKQLKNSVANTAGALQPGRLSVHREPWGFSREQAV; this is encoded by the coding sequence ATGGAGTGGGAACTCAACTTGCTGCTCTACCTGGCGCTCTTCTTCTTCCTGCTCTTCTTACTTTTCCTCCTGCTCTTCGTGGTCATCAAGCAGCTGAAGAACTCCGTGGCCAACACGGCCGGGGCGCTACAGCCCGGGCGCCTCTCGGTGCACCGCGAGCCTTGGGGTTTCTCTCGAGAGCAAGCGGTGTGA